In Planktothrix tepida PCC 9214, the genomic window CCCCAAGCGAGAAAAGACAAAATCAACAAAAAACTAACTCGCCAGTACAATCGCTCCCGTTCGTATTTTTGCATGGCTTAAAATCTCCTTAAAATCTAAGAAGAGTTGGGTTAAAGTTAATCACCCAACCTTCAGACGTTTCTTATTTTTTTAACTTTTCCCCTAAGAGTTGATTCGTGAGTTTAGGATCAGCTTTTCCTGACGTTTTCTTCATAATTTGACCCACAAAAAACCCTTGAAGTTTAGTTTTTCCCGCATGATATTGTTCGAGTTCTTTGGGATTTTCGGCTAAAACTTGATCGATAATTTCTTCTAAAGCTTTAGGATCGGATAATTGAATTAATCCTTTCGCTTCCACTAAAGCTTTAGGAGAACCTCCTTTTGCCAATAATTCCGGTAAAATATCTTTAGCAATTTTACCACTAATCGTTCCGGCTTCAATTAAGGCAATTAACTCCGCTAATTCTTGGGGTTTGAGGGCAATTTCAGTGATACTGCATTTTTCGTTTTTTAGATAGGCGGTAATATCCCCCATAATCCAGTTTACCGCTTGTTTAATATTAGCACCTGCGGCAATAGTTGCTTCAAAATATTCAGAAACCGGACGATCATCCGTTAAAACACGAGTATCATAGGGGGATAATCCTAATTCTGTTTCATAGCGATGACGTTTGGCGGCTGGGAGTTCAGGTAATTGCGATTGCCAAGTTTTTAATTGTTCAACAGACACTTCAATCGGGGGAAGATCGGGTTCAGGAAAATAGCGATAATCGCTTGATCCTTCCTTCGTTCTCATACTAATAGTTCGTTGACTTCCTTCTTCCCATAAGCGAGTTTCTTGAATAATTTTTTCTCCCGCTTCTATGGCTGCAATTTGCCGTTCTATTTCATGATCAATCGCCCGTTGAATGGCACTAAAAGAGTTCATATTTTTAATTTCAACTTTCGTTCCAAACTCTTTTTGACCCAC contains:
- the gatB gene encoding Asp-tRNA(Asn)/Glu-tRNA(Gln) amidotransferase subunit GatB produces the protein MTATAPVTTKYEAIIGLETHCQLSTETKIFSNSSTKFGADPNMNIDPICMGLPGVLPVLNEKVLEYAVKAGLALNCEIAAYSKFDRKQYFYPDLPKNYQISQYDLPIAAKGQLEIEIVEEDGSSRRKIIGITRLHMEEDAGKLVHGGSDRLSGSTYSMVDYNRAGIALVEIVSEPDIRSGQEAAEYAQELRRIMRYLGVSDGNMQEGSLRCDVNISVRPVGQKEFGTKVEIKNMNSFSAIQRAIDHEIERQIAAIEAGEKIIQETRLWEEGSQRTISMRTKEGSSDYRYFPEPDLPPIEVSVEQLKTWQSQLPELPAAKRHRYETELGLSPYDTRVLTDDRPVSEYFEATIAAGANIKQAVNWIMGDITAYLKNEKCSITEIALKPQELAELIALIEAGTISGKIAKDILPELLAKGGSPKALVEAKGLIQLSDPKALEEIIDQVLAENPKELEQYHAGKTKLQGFFVGQIMKKTSGKADPKLTNQLLGEKLKK